Proteins encoded in a region of the Haloglomus salinum genome:
- a CDS encoding DUF7117 family protein produces MKIRGQRECKDCGTRWAYYETGSVECPSCGSLRSVGVEDDRTLHTATPRSLDLTPARDELEEGTPLRQVAESAADIAREFTRGYGFIDAGALQPLSDRYLAAMELRHVGSELSRHRAVDEPEEYYLLSLLQGDVSERPGPDAVPDSLRAARGLAYATAIEAYRADLRQYLEEHPDPNVTDVLGPLDTHIKRVQALDGAVPPEDAEVLVVVARELWRYLTEDDEAALVNAQDRLRRLSE; encoded by the coding sequence ATGAAGATCCGCGGGCAGCGCGAGTGCAAGGACTGTGGCACGCGGTGGGCCTACTACGAGACCGGGAGCGTCGAATGTCCCTCCTGTGGGAGCCTGCGGTCGGTCGGTGTCGAGGACGACCGGACCCTCCACACGGCGACCCCGCGGTCGCTGGACCTCACGCCGGCCCGTGACGAACTGGAGGAGGGGACCCCCCTCAGACAGGTCGCCGAGAGCGCCGCGGACATCGCCCGCGAGTTCACTCGGGGCTATGGCTTCATCGACGCGGGTGCGTTGCAGCCGCTGTCGGACCGTTATCTCGCGGCGATGGAGCTCCGTCACGTCGGAAGCGAACTCTCGCGCCATCGCGCCGTCGACGAACCCGAGGAGTACTACCTCCTCTCGCTGTTGCAGGGCGACGTGTCCGAACGACCCGGGCCGGATGCGGTGCCCGACTCCTTGCGGGCGGCTCGTGGTCTCGCGTACGCCACCGCTATCGAGGCCTACCGCGCCGACCTTCGACAGTACCTCGAGGAGCATCCCGACCCGAACGTGACCGACGTACTCGGGCCGCTGGACACCCACATCAAGCGGGTGCAGGCGCTCGACGGCGCCGTTCCACCGGAGGACGCGGAGGTACTCGTGGTGGTGGCACGGGAACTGTGGCGGTATCTCACGGAGGACGACGAGGCCGCCCTCGTGAACGCCCAGGACCGGCTCCGCCGACTGTCCGAGTGA
- a CDS encoding cryptochrome/photolyase family protein, whose translation MTVWVLGDQLTRQHGPLARADPDEARVLMVEAHGFARRHAYHPHKLALVFSAMRQFRDQLRAAGYTVDYRQAETFGGALDAHFDEYPDDDLVVMDAPSYGTADRLRSLVAARGGTLDVVGNDLFLTTPAQWDEWMDDPPYRHETFYRQVRRETGYLMDTAEQRSASPATGSQDGDEPLGGEWNYDDENRDFPGSGYEPPDPPRYEPDETTREVLDWVMDEFDGSYDTEPRGGAWADPGSFGWPVTRAQALDALERFCTDRLPEFGPYQDAMLDDEWAMNHALLSAAMNLGLLHPAEVVERAIETYRHDDAPEVPLNSLEGFVRQVAGWREFMRHTYREAMPELASANQLQATEDLPDAYWTGETEMACLADVVDGVRERGYSHHIERLMVLANFALIYGVEPQQLNEWFHAAYVDAYHWVTTPNVVEMGSFGHGVFATKPYASSANYVDRMSDYCGDCRYAKTKTTGENACPFNALYWDFLGRNEDRLRSNHRMGLVYSHWDDKDDDERAAIRERAAEVRDLASEGEL comes from the coding sequence ATGACGGTCTGGGTCCTCGGCGACCAGTTGACCCGCCAACACGGGCCGCTCGCGCGTGCCGACCCCGACGAGGCGCGCGTGCTCATGGTCGAGGCACACGGGTTCGCCCGTCGGCACGCCTACCATCCGCACAAGCTAGCGCTCGTGTTCTCGGCGATGCGGCAGTTCCGGGACCAACTCCGGGCAGCCGGCTACACGGTCGACTACCGGCAGGCCGAAACGTTCGGCGGAGCGCTCGATGCCCACTTCGACGAGTACCCGGATGACGACCTCGTGGTGATGGACGCCCCCTCGTACGGCACCGCCGACCGACTCCGTTCGCTGGTCGCCGCGCGCGGTGGCACGCTGGACGTGGTCGGGAACGATCTGTTCCTTACCACTCCCGCGCAGTGGGACGAGTGGATGGACGACCCACCGTACCGACATGAGACGTTCTATCGACAGGTCCGCCGCGAGACGGGCTACCTGATGGACACTGCCGAGCAGCGCTCGGCGAGCCCTGCGACGGGGTCGCAGGACGGCGACGAACCGCTCGGCGGCGAGTGGAACTACGACGACGAGAACCGCGATTTCCCGGGGAGTGGTTACGAACCGCCGGACCCACCCCGCTACGAACCGGACGAGACGACGCGGGAGGTGCTCGACTGGGTCATGGACGAGTTCGACGGTTCCTACGACACGGAGCCACGGGGTGGGGCGTGGGCCGACCCGGGCTCGTTCGGCTGGCCGGTCACCAGGGCCCAGGCGCTGGACGCGCTGGAGCGGTTCTGCACCGACCGGCTCCCGGAGTTCGGCCCCTATCAGGACGCGATGCTCGACGACGAGTGGGCGATGAACCACGCCCTGCTGTCGGCCGCGATGAACCTCGGGCTGCTCCACCCCGCGGAGGTCGTCGAGCGTGCCATCGAGACGTACCGTCACGACGACGCGCCCGAGGTGCCGCTGAACTCGCTGGAGGGGTTCGTCCGCCAGGTCGCCGGCTGGCGGGAGTTCATGCGCCACACCTACCGCGAGGCGATGCCCGAACTGGCGAGCGCCAACCAGCTCCAGGCGACCGAGGACCTGCCGGACGCGTACTGGACCGGCGAGACGGAGATGGCCTGCCTCGCCGATGTGGTCGATGGGGTCCGCGAACGGGGATACAGCCACCACATCGAGCGGCTGATGGTCCTCGCCAACTTCGCGCTCATCTACGGGGTCGAGCCACAGCAACTCAACGAGTGGTTCCACGCCGCGTACGTCGACGCCTACCACTGGGTGACGACGCCGAACGTCGTGGAGATGGGGTCGTTCGGCCACGGCGTCTTCGCCACCAAACCGTACGCGTCCTCGGCGAACTACGTCGACCGGATGAGCGACTACTGCGGCGACTGCCGGTACGCGAAGACGAAGACCACCGGCGAGAACGCCTGCCCGTTCAACGCGCTCTACTGGGACTTCCTGGGGCGCAACGAGGACCGCCTGCGTTCGAACCACCGGATGGGGCTGGTCTACTCCCACTGGGACGACAAGGACGACGACGAACGCGCGGCCATCCGCGAGCGCGCCGCCGAGGTCCGCGACTTGGCATCGGAGGGGGAGCTGTGA
- a CDS encoding halocyanin domain-containing protein, with the protein MERTTRRRVLATTGSALAVGLAGCTGDGGDGGSDGGDGGSDGGDGGSDGGDGGSDGGDGGSGTSLDVSSEAQTRVDDFLTADPSASNYDGTIAAAGDGTVMVGAEGNQGNYAFAPAAIAVETGTTVNWEWTGKGNQHNVVATGDSDFALDSGSAKMDDSYEFTFEEAGVALYECVPHKSLGMKGAVVVVASGG; encoded by the coding sequence ATGGAACGTACCACCAGACGGCGTGTACTCGCGACCACTGGCTCGGCGCTCGCGGTCGGGCTCGCCGGCTGTACCGGAGACGGCGGAGATGGCGGTAGCGACGGCGGAGATGGCGGTAGCGACGGCGGAGATGGCGGTAGCGACGGCGGAGATGGCGGTAGCGACGGCGGAGATGGCGGCAGTGGAACATCGCTCGATGTCTCCAGCGAGGCACAGACCCGTGTCGACGACTTCCTCACCGCCGACCCCTCGGCCAGCAACTACGACGGCACCATCGCGGCGGCCGGTGACGGAACCGTGATGGTCGGCGCGGAGGGGAACCAGGGCAACTACGCGTTCGCCCCCGCCGCCATCGCCGTGGAGACGGGAACGACCGTGAACTGGGAGTGGACCGGGAAGGGGAACCAGCACAACGTCGTGGCGACCGGTGATTCGGACTTCGCGCTCGACAGTGGCAGCGCGAAGATGGACGACAGCTACGAGTTCACCTTCGAGGAGGCTGGAGTCGCGCTCTACGAGTGCGTCCCGCACAAGTCGCTCGGCATGAAGGGCGCCGTCGTCGTGGTCGCCTCCGGCGGCTGA
- a CDS encoding acetate--CoA ligase family protein, which yields MDGSDGASVDGEDEGSGQVSPDAGAVEPVTSPLAGLFAPERVAVVGATEREGSVGRAVTANLQQSFDGDVVPVNPSTGAVLGLSTVDSVAEADADLAVVIVPPAAAVEVVEEAGEAGIDDVVVITAGFGEGGPEGVARERELVAVAEEYDLNLVGPNCLGIISTPVGLNATFAPRNALPGDISFMSQSGAFVTAVLDWAAERDLGFREVVSLGNKAVLDESDFVAHWGADEGTDVVLGYLEGIDDGAGFIETAREVTAETPVVLVKSGRTEAGAHAAASHTGAIAGSEAAYEAGLDQAGVLRAESVQELFDSAAALAGQPVPESDGVAVVTNAGGPGVMATDAVGDSGLELTSFTDATHEALSERLPDNANVYNPVDVIGDAPVERIADTLDIVLDDPNVGACVVITCPTATLSFDDFGDAVVAANESGVPLAACLMGGADAADADRRLAAAGVPTYFDPARAVRSLDALRRYREVREREYAAPTEFDVDRAHVRERLAAAARNDETRLGVEAMDLLDAYGIPTPAGEVVDSPSEAERVARDIVGDAPGSPDDEAGVVMKIVSPDILHKSDIGGVKVGVPPDEVADAFEDLVSRARRYQPDATILGVQVQELLDTGDGVETIVGTNRDPQFGPLVLFGLGGVFVEVLEDTTVRVAPVAEPEARRMLDDIDSAPLLRGARGREPVDEDAIVETIGRLSQLVTDFPSILELDVNPLVVTPEGATAVDVRLTIDPDEVAGVDPEATGGAADGDQHRTTTDTADTTETDR from the coding sequence ATGGACGGGAGCGACGGCGCGAGCGTCGACGGTGAGGACGAGGGCAGCGGGCAGGTGAGTCCGGACGCCGGAGCGGTGGAGCCGGTCACCAGTCCGCTCGCCGGCCTGTTCGCCCCCGAGCGCGTGGCCGTCGTCGGCGCCACCGAGCGCGAGGGGAGCGTCGGCCGCGCGGTGACGGCGAACCTGCAACAGTCGTTCGATGGCGACGTGGTGCCGGTGAACCCATCCACCGGGGCTGTGCTGGGGCTGTCGACCGTGGACAGCGTCGCGGAGGCGGACGCGGACCTCGCGGTGGTCATCGTCCCGCCCGCGGCGGCGGTCGAGGTCGTCGAGGAGGCGGGCGAAGCCGGCATCGACGACGTGGTCGTCATCACCGCCGGCTTCGGCGAAGGAGGGCCGGAGGGCGTCGCTCGCGAGCGCGAACTCGTGGCCGTCGCCGAGGAGTACGACCTCAACCTCGTCGGTCCGAACTGCCTGGGTATCATCTCGACGCCCGTGGGGCTGAATGCGACGTTCGCCCCCCGGAACGCGCTGCCGGGCGATATCTCGTTCATGAGCCAGTCCGGCGCGTTCGTGACGGCCGTGCTGGACTGGGCGGCCGAGCGCGACCTCGGCTTCCGCGAGGTGGTCTCGCTTGGGAACAAGGCCGTCCTCGACGAATCGGACTTCGTCGCACACTGGGGCGCCGACGAGGGGACCGACGTGGTGCTGGGCTACCTCGAGGGCATCGACGACGGCGCGGGATTCATCGAGACGGCCCGCGAGGTGACCGCGGAGACGCCCGTCGTCCTCGTCAAGTCGGGCCGAACCGAGGCCGGCGCCCACGCCGCGGCCTCGCACACGGGCGCCATCGCCGGGAGCGAGGCGGCCTACGAGGCCGGCCTCGACCAGGCGGGCGTCCTGCGCGCCGAGAGCGTCCAGGAGCTGTTCGATTCCGCGGCCGCCCTCGCCGGCCAGCCGGTGCCCGAGAGCGACGGCGTCGCCGTGGTCACCAACGCCGGCGGCCCGGGCGTGATGGCGACCGATGCCGTCGGTGACAGCGGACTCGAACTCACCTCGTTCACCGACGCGACCCACGAGGCGCTCTCCGAGCGGCTCCCGGACAACGCGAACGTCTACAACCCGGTCGATGTCATCGGCGACGCGCCGGTCGAGCGCATCGCGGACACGCTGGATATCGTCCTCGACGACCCGAACGTCGGTGCCTGCGTCGTCATCACCTGTCCGACGGCGACGCTCTCGTTCGACGACTTCGGGGACGCCGTGGTGGCGGCCAACGAGTCGGGCGTGCCGCTCGCGGCCTGCCTCATGGGCGGCGCCGACGCGGCCGACGCCGACCGGCGACTCGCGGCGGCGGGCGTCCCGACGTACTTCGACCCCGCGCGGGCGGTCCGGTCGCTGGATGCGCTCCGACGCTACCGGGAGGTCCGGGAGCGAGAGTACGCCGCCCCGACCGAGTTCGACGTCGACCGCGCGCACGTCCGCGAGCGGCTCGCCGCCGCCGCTCGGAACGACGAGACCCGCCTCGGCGTCGAGGCGATGGACCTGCTCGACGCGTACGGCATCCCGACCCCCGCCGGCGAGGTGGTCGACTCCCCGAGCGAGGCCGAGCGGGTCGCACGCGACATCGTGGGCGACGCGCCCGGCAGCCCGGACGACGAGGCGGGCGTCGTGATGAAGATCGTCAGCCCCGACATCCTCCACAAGAGCGACATCGGCGGTGTCAAGGTCGGTGTGCCGCCCGACGAGGTGGCAGACGCGTTCGAGGACCTCGTCTCGCGGGCCCGGCGCTACCAGCCCGACGCCACCATCCTCGGCGTCCAGGTGCAGGAACTGCTCGACACCGGGGACGGCGTCGAGACCATCGTCGGGACGAACCGCGACCCGCAGTTCGGGCCGCTCGTCCTGTTCGGGCTCGGCGGCGTCTTCGTGGAGGTGCTGGAGGACACCACCGTCCGGGTGGCGCCGGTGGCCGAACCGGAGGCCCGGCGGATGCTCGACGACATCGACTCGGCACCGCTTCTGCGCGGCGCCCGGGGTCGCGAGCCGGTCGACGAGGACGCCATCGTCGAGACCATCGGGCGACTGTCCCAGCTCGTGACCGACTTCCCTTCTATCCTCGAACTGGACGTGAACCCGCTCGTGGTGACGCCCGAGGGCGCGACGGCAGTCGACGTTCGACTCACCATCGACCCCGACGAGGTCGCGGGCGTCGACCCCGAGGCCACGGGAGGGGCGGCCGACGGCGACCAGCACCGGACGACGACCGACACCGCGGACACCACGGAGACGGACCGATGA
- a CDS encoding phosphotransacetylase family protein, which yields MSEHDDTSDERTETEPSATTDTDGHGDGDQAAETLLVTSTADSTGKTAVALALALAARDGGKSVGYMKPKGTRLESNVGKTLDADPMLARELLDLDDPMHELEPVVYSPTFVREAVRGREDPAALRETVREAFADLAAGRDLLLVEGGGLNAGATVGLTDPEVADLLDARVLLVAPYSGPEDIDDVLVASERFGDRLSGVLFNAVGDAAFDDLASDVVPFLSGRGVRTFGTLPRVKELAGVAVADLGQELGARTLTDGAPTDAIVERFVVGAMSAGEALPALRRTRSAVLVSGGDRPEIVTAALDASGIEAVLLTGGFQPPAAVLGRAEEAGVPVLLVQADTTTAIERLEGVIRSGRARDARTVERMGDLLAEYADVDAMLLGTGG from the coding sequence ATGAGCGAACACGACGACACATCAGACGAGCGTACCGAGACGGAGCCGAGTGCGACGACCGACACCGACGGTCACGGCGACGGGGACCAGGCAGCCGAGACGCTGCTGGTCACGTCGACCGCGGATTCGACCGGAAAGACAGCGGTCGCGCTCGCGCTCGCGCTGGCCGCGCGCGACGGGGGGAAGTCGGTCGGCTACATGAAACCGAAGGGGACCCGCCTCGAGAGCAACGTCGGCAAGACGCTCGACGCCGACCCGATGCTGGCTCGGGAACTCCTCGACCTCGACGACCCGATGCACGAACTGGAGCCGGTCGTCTACTCGCCGACCTTCGTCCGCGAGGCGGTCCGGGGCCGCGAGGACCCGGCGGCGCTTCGGGAGACCGTGCGCGAGGCCTTCGCCGACCTCGCGGCCGGCCGCGACCTGCTGCTGGTCGAGGGGGGAGGACTGAACGCCGGCGCGACGGTCGGCCTGACGGACCCCGAGGTCGCGGACCTGCTCGACGCGCGGGTGCTGCTGGTGGCCCCGTACAGCGGGCCCGAGGACATCGACGATGTCCTCGTGGCGAGCGAGCGGTTCGGCGACCGCCTCTCGGGGGTCCTGTTCAACGCGGTCGGTGACGCCGCGTTCGACGACCTCGCCAGCGACGTGGTCCCGTTCCTCTCGGGGCGTGGCGTCCGGACCTTCGGGACGCTCCCACGGGTGAAAGAACTCGCGGGTGTCGCCGTGGCTGACCTCGGTCAGGAGCTGGGGGCCCGGACCCTGACCGACGGGGCCCCGACCGACGCCATCGTCGAGCGGTTCGTCGTCGGGGCGATGAGTGCGGGCGAGGCGCTGCCGGCCCTCCGGCGGACTCGCTCGGCGGTCCTCGTCAGCGGCGGGGACCGGCCCGAAATCGTCACGGCGGCGCTGGACGCATCCGGCATCGAGGCTGTCCTCTTGACCGGTGGGTTCCAGCCGCCGGCAGCGGTCCTCGGCCGCGCGGAGGAGGCAGGCGTCCCGGTCCTGCTGGTCCAGGCGGACACGACGACCGCCATCGAGCGGCTGGAGGGCGTCATCCGCTCGGGCCGGGCCCGCGATGCCCGGACGGTCGAACGGATGGGTGACCTGCTCGCGGAGTACGCCGACGTGGACGCGATGCTGCTTGGGACGGGCGGTTGA
- a CDS encoding universal stress protein — protein MYESILVPVDGSEAAERAAAEAFDVAREHGSTVHLLFVLDESATALLLSSESMARRFDRLRGEAEEFLSELAARADDVPVETAVVRGMGVYRGIIDYAEDQGMELIVMGSTGRHGPGGILGSTSERVAANTSLPVLLLSEPRQPEVAAGDDSA, from the coding sequence ATGTACGAATCCATCCTCGTCCCTGTCGACGGGAGCGAGGCCGCCGAACGCGCGGCCGCGGAGGCGTTCGATGTCGCTCGCGAGCACGGCAGTACGGTCCACCTCCTCTTCGTCCTCGACGAGTCGGCGACGGCGCTGCTCCTCTCCTCTGAATCGATGGCACGCCGGTTCGACCGGCTCCGGGGCGAGGCCGAGGAGTTCCTCTCCGAACTGGCCGCTCGTGCCGACGATGTACCCGTCGAGACTGCCGTCGTCCGGGGGATGGGCGTCTACCGCGGCATCATCGACTACGCCGAGGACCAGGGAATGGAGCTCATCGTGATGGGGTCGACGGGGCGACACGGGCCGGGTGGGATTCTGGGGAGCACCAGCGAGCGTGTCGCCGCCAACACCTCGCTCCCGGTGCTCCTCCTCTCGGAGCCCCGGCAGCCCGAGGTGGCCGCGGGTGACGACTCCGCCTGA
- the bioD gene encoding dethiobiotin synthase, with product MSNIAVLGTDTGIGKTVVTAGLVGRLRGEGVDAVGVKPCQTGHPPDDDAGFVREACDDEAAGACGRYLGPALAPAVAADEADEELTYREIRDFCATELAAAEVGVLEGIGGLRVPLAEGREVVDLVADLGLPAVVVSRSGLGTLNHTALTVEALERRDVPVRGVVLNEYEGASVAERTNPEVLAEMTGHEVATLPPTDLSNPAAAIDLVADLPRYVDIASPDADER from the coding sequence ATGTCGAACATCGCCGTTCTGGGTACGGACACGGGCATCGGGAAGACCGTCGTCACCGCCGGTCTCGTGGGACGCCTCCGGGGCGAGGGCGTCGACGCGGTCGGGGTGAAACCCTGTCAGACGGGTCACCCCCCGGACGACGACGCCGGCTTCGTCCGCGAAGCCTGCGACGACGAGGCGGCCGGGGCCTGTGGCCGCTACCTCGGCCCCGCACTCGCCCCAGCGGTCGCGGCTGACGAGGCCGACGAGGAACTCACCTACAGAGAGATCCGTGATTTCTGCGCCACCGAGCTCGCCGCCGCCGAGGTCGGCGTGCTCGAGGGCATCGGCGGCCTCCGGGTGCCGCTCGCGGAGGGGCGAGAGGTGGTGGACCTCGTCGCCGACCTCGGCCTGCCGGCGGTCGTCGTCAGCCGGTCCGGACTGGGGACGCTCAACCACACCGCGCTGACCGTCGAGGCGCTGGAGCGCCGGGACGTTCCGGTCCGGGGCGTCGTCCTCAACGAGTACGAGGGCGCGTCGGTCGCCGAACGCACGAACCCCGAGGTGCTGGCGGAGATGACGGGCCACGAGGTGGCGACGCTCCCCCCCACCGACCTCTCGAATCCAGCGGCAGCCATCGACCTGGTCGCGGACCTGCCCCGATACGTCGATATCGCGAGCCCCGATGCTGACGAGCGATGA
- a CDS encoding aminotransferase class I/II-fold pyridoxal phosphate-dependent enzyme, which produces MSFEPRHRPDGDDTHGEPRDRGFDLESRLASREARDLRRDLTPVDEVGPRARTAPDPKGESANWTEERLVLASNDYLGLAGDPRLAAAAAETAREVGTGAGASRLVVGDTPAHRGLERDLAATKRTERALVFSSGYAANVGTITALAPDAVFSDELNHASIIDGCRLSGADVEIYDHCDPRSLRAAMRERARDVDASDESWLVVTDTVFSMDGDVAPLAELCDAAEEFGTWTMVDEAHATGLYADGGGIVQREGLSDRVDVQLGTLSKALGAQGGYVAGSESLVEHLLNTARAFVFSTGLAPPAAGAAREALRIAREDQRRDRLWDVVERTREGLEALGYEVLGETQILPVVVGDRADAVALADRLHDAGIVAPAIRPPTVPEGTSRIRLAPTAAHTPADVDRCLATFEAADTELDLR; this is translated from the coding sequence ATGAGCTTCGAACCGCGACACCGTCCCGACGGCGACGACACCCACGGAGAGCCACGCGACCGGGGCTTCGACCTCGAGTCACGCCTCGCCAGCCGCGAGGCTCGCGACCTCCGGCGGGACCTGACGCCGGTCGACGAGGTCGGGCCGCGCGCTCGGACTGCCCCCGACCCGAAGGGCGAATCCGCCAATTGGACCGAGGAGCGCCTCGTCCTCGCCTCCAACGACTACCTCGGACTCGCGGGCGACCCGCGGCTGGCCGCGGCCGCTGCGGAGACGGCCCGCGAGGTCGGCACGGGTGCCGGTGCCTCACGACTCGTCGTGGGCGACACACCCGCCCATCGCGGCCTGGAGCGCGACCTCGCGGCCACCAAACGGACCGAGCGTGCGCTCGTCTTCTCCTCGGGGTACGCCGCCAACGTCGGCACCATCACCGCGCTCGCCCCCGACGCCGTCTTCTCGGACGAACTGAACCACGCCAGCATCATCGACGGCTGCCGGCTCTCGGGGGCCGACGTAGAGATATACGACCACTGCGACCCACGCTCACTGCGTGCGGCGATGCGCGAACGCGCTCGCGACGTGGACGCGAGCGACGAGTCCTGGCTCGTCGTCACGGATACCGTGTTCTCGATGGACGGCGACGTGGCGCCGCTCGCGGAGCTCTGCGACGCGGCCGAGGAGTTCGGTACGTGGACGATGGTCGACGAGGCCCACGCCACCGGGCTGTACGCCGACGGCGGCGGTATCGTCCAGCGCGAGGGCCTGAGCGACCGGGTCGACGTGCAGCTCGGCACGCTCTCGAAGGCGCTCGGTGCACAGGGCGGTTACGTCGCCGGGAGCGAGTCGCTGGTCGAACACCTGCTCAACACGGCCCGCGCGTTCGTCTTCTCGACCGGGCTGGCGCCGCCAGCCGCGGGCGCCGCCCGCGAAGCGCTCCGCATCGCGCGGGAGGACCAGCGCCGCGACCGGCTCTGGGACGTGGTCGAGCGGACGCGCGAGGGACTCGAAGCGCTGGGCTACGAGGTGCTCGGCGAGACACAGATTCTCCCGGTCGTCGTCGGCGACCGTGCCGACGCCGTGGCGCTGGCCGACCGGCTCCACGATGCCGGCATCGTCGCGCCCGCTATCCGGCCGCCGACCGTACCCGAGGGGACGAGCCGCATCCGTCTCGCGCCGACCGCGGCGCACACACCCGCCGACGTGGACCGCTGTCTCGCGACGTTCGAGGCCGCCGACACCGAGCTGGACCTCCGCTGA
- a CDS encoding transcriptional regulator — protein MHEMTFAVLGTGGIGRRALEVSKDKEELTPVAACDRHGVAVDHDGLDVDELLAATEGNIASDGGATVDDSTGGIKQAGADKGVAASVQADPTDTPIDDIIDESGAIDAVLIALPNLEHDFIPRVAERFAEADYEGVLVDVLKRSRVIGMLDDREETLQDSGITFVCGAGATPGFLTGAAALAAQSFVEVHEVDIWWGVGLKSGYEDNRGTVREDIAHLDGYDIETARAMTDEEIEELVDEHDGVLEFHDMEHADDVLLERAGICDAEDVTVGGVLDLRNDEKPTTTTVTVTGETFDGEVATNTFELGDDTSMEANVNGPALGYLKAAVRHNRAGDYGVFGPAELMPGF, from the coding sequence ATGCACGAAATGACGTTCGCGGTACTCGGCACGGGCGGCATCGGGCGGCGAGCACTCGAGGTCTCGAAGGACAAGGAGGAACTGACACCGGTCGCGGCGTGTGACCGCCACGGCGTCGCCGTCGACCACGACGGCCTCGACGTGGACGAACTGCTGGCGGCGACGGAAGGCAACATTGCCTCCGACGGCGGGGCCACGGTCGACGACAGCACCGGCGGCATCAAACAGGCCGGCGCCGACAAGGGCGTCGCCGCTTCCGTCCAGGCCGACCCCACGGACACGCCCATCGACGACATCATCGACGAATCGGGCGCCATCGACGCAGTCCTCATCGCACTCCCGAACCTCGAACACGACTTCATCCCGCGCGTGGCCGAGCGCTTCGCCGAGGCCGACTACGAGGGCGTCCTCGTGGACGTGCTCAAGCGGAGTCGCGTCATCGGGATGCTCGACGACCGCGAGGAGACGCTCCAGGACTCGGGCATCACGTTCGTCTGCGGCGCGGGCGCCACGCCCGGCTTCCTCACGGGCGCCGCGGCACTCGCCGCACAGTCGTTCGTCGAGGTCCACGAGGTCGACATCTGGTGGGGCGTCGGCCTCAAATCGGGCTATGAGGACAACCGCGGCACCGTCCGCGAGGACATCGCCCACCTCGACGGCTACGACATCGAGACCGCTCGCGCCATGACCGACGAGGAGATCGAGGAACTGGTCGACGAGCACGACGGCGTGCTGGAGTTCCACGACATGGAGCACGCCGACGACGTGCTCCTCGAGCGCGCGGGCATCTGCGACGCCGAGGACGTCACCGTCGGCGGCGTGCTGGACCTGCGCAACGACGAGAAGCCGACCACGACGACCGTCACGGTCACCGGCGAGACGTTCGACGGCGAGGTCGCCACCAACACCTTCGAACTCGGGGACGACACGAGCATGGAGGCCAACGTCAACGGTCCCGCACTGGGCTATCTGAAGGCGGCCGTCCGGCACAACCGCGCCGGCGACTACGGCGTCTTCGGCCCCGCAGAACTGATGCCCGGCTTCTGA